TCCTTGCTCTGTGAGTTCAAAGGTTTTATTGATTCGCTTTATGAGCGCATGACCGCAGAGCTCTTCAAGTTTTCGAATGTGCTGGCTGACACCGGGCTGGGTCATATGCAGTTTTTCTGCCGTGTGAGTAAAGTGCCCCACATCAACTAAGGTTTTGAACGTGTTCAGCCAGATTGGATTGAGCATAGACGTGTCCTTCATACAACCAAAATTGGATGGGGGTGTCATATTTGTTTTAAGGCTCTGCATAAAAAAGCAACATAAAAGAAGCACTGTGCAGAAACAAGTAAGGATTAGCTAATGGCTAATCCTCTGAAGTGGTAATGCCAAGTGTACTTGGTGGGCTACTCGTAATCGGAAGCGTAGGTTTCTTCATAAGAGTGGGAATAAAGCTCAAAGAGATTACCAAACGGGTCTTCCAAATAGACCATCTTAGCGGGCCTTGCATCGTCTTCTGGATGGTAACGCATCACGTCCATACGTACTTTCCCGCCAAATTTTATCACTTTCTCCATCACACCTGAAAAATCGTCGGTTTGCAGGCAGAAATGGAAAATACCTAGCCGAGAGAAGTCTACGTTATGGCGCTCTTGGCGTTCTCTCATTTCAAACAGTTCGACACCAATACCATCTGTCGTGATGAGGTGCGCAATGTTAAAGCCTTTAAAACCCTCACCAAAAACCGCGATACACATACGACCGATCGCTGTTTCTCGCTCTTCAATCACTTTTGTATTGTTCATGACTATTTTTAGCCCCAAAGCTTGAGTATAGAACTCCACCGCTTGGTTCATATCGCCTAGCATGATGCCGACGTGATTCATTTTCATGACTTTCTCCAAATGCTATTTTCTTAATGGTTACGACCGATAGAGAAAGTCTATGTGAGCATGACTGAAATGTTAAATTATCAAATATTCTGAAAATAATAATGAAAAATTATCATTTCAACCGCTCAAAGATAAAGTGGCGTGAAATCATGCCACTCTTCTGGTAACTGAGAGTTAACTAAGTGAAATACTTTTCGTGCTTTTGGCGAAAGATGCTGAACCGCAGCGCCGTAATGCTTTCGGTAGATGTGCTCTAACACTCCGCGTTGCTCGAGCGTTTGTAGCCCTTGATCGAGGTCTTTTTGCAGTTTGGTTTGGCGCAGATGCAGATAAAAGACGATAGGCAAAGGGTAGAAGAGCATCAGACTGGGCTCAATGACGATAGCGGTACGAGTGGTTACCCAAACAGTTATTTGCTTGAAGCATGGTAATACCATTTACCTTGGCGACAGTGTGCGGCAAGTAAAGAAAATCGACGCCATGGGTTCAGCAAAGCACATCACTTGAAACTGTAAGTTAAGCCTGCGTGCCCACACGACGTGAGTTTGACCGCCTTGTGCCTGCCAGTGGCGTCTATCAAACTCGCTATCAGTTTATGCCACAGTGTACGGTGGATCTGGCACAGTGAATTCAAACTAACTTACCGCCAACCTATGCGCTCACGGTATTGAATTGGCTGATGTCGCCCAAGGTCATGCGAGCCTAGAAGCGTTTGTTGCCCAACGCACAGTAGAACAACTGGCCATTCTCTTACCCGGTGAAGGCATGTGCAGCCCAAAGGTGCGGCAGCGGCGAACATTTTGAAGAGCAAGGATTTAACCTCATAACTAGTGTGTCTTTGAAGCAAATTTCGATACAATCAGGCACTCATGCGTATCAAAAATTCTGCTGCACCACAAACATCTGTGGTGCAGTTTTGTTTATTTCATATTCAAGGCCAACAAAATGACGAAACCGCAAAATATCAATCAGCGCATGTCTATCGTAACGCTCGCTTGGCCGATACTCGTGGAAATTTTGCTACGGACAGCGCTCGGCACCAGTGATGTGTTCATGCTCTCTGGTTATTCAGACAAAGCGGTGTCGGCGGTGGGGGTGATCACCCAGCTAACGTTTTTCCTCATCATTGTCTCGACTTTTGTCAGCAGCGGTACCGGGATTCTCATTGCTCAGTACAATGGCGCAGGGCGAGAACAAGATTCCTCTCATGTTGGGGTAGCGAGTATCGCGCTTTCCAGCGTTATTGGCGTGATGCTTAGCGTGTTGGCGGTGCTTGGCGCGATGCATTTGCTGCCTTACTACGGCTTAGAAGCGCAGGTGGAACAGTACGCTCAAGAGTATCTGCTCATCAGTGGTGCGATGACCTTTAACGTCACCATTGGTATTGTGTTTACCACTATTTTGCGCAGCCACGGTTATTCGCGCTCGCCCATGACGGTTAACCTCATCAGCGGTGTGCTCAACATCATCGGCAACTACATTGCGCTCTATCAGCCGTTTGGTTTGCCCGTGTATGGCGTGCAAGGGGTAGCGATTGCTACGGTGATCAGCCAAGTGATCGGCACGACGATTTTGGGCGTGCTGCTATGGCGCAGCACCATCGTCTTACCGATGCGTTCGCTCGCGCAAGTGCCAAAAGTGGTCTACAAGAAAATTCTCAAAATCGGCGGCATGAACGCAGGCGAAGTGCTTTCATACAATATGGCGCAAATCACCATCGTCTATTTTGTGGTGCAGATGGGTACCTCGTCTCTGGCGGCGTTTACCTATGCGCAAAATATCGCGCGCTTTTCTTTTGCGTTTGCCTTAGCGATTGGCCAAGCGACGCAAATTCAAACCGGTTACTACATCGGCAAAGGTTGGGCAGAGAGCATCACTAAGCGGGTACAACTCTATTTCTTGGTTGGCTTTGCTTCTTCGGTCACGGTGGCGAGCACCATCTACTTTATGCGCGATGCGATCTTAACGCTGTTTACTCAGCAACCGGAAATTCTCGCGCTGGCAGGGTCGCTGATGATGGGCTCCATTTTATTGGAAGCAGGGCGAGTATTTAACCTGATTTTCATCTCGGCGCTGAAAGGGGCGGGGGACATCAAGTTCCCAGTGCAGATGGGTATTTTTAGCATGTGGGGTTTGGGTGTGGTCTTCTCCTATTTACTTGGCATTCATTGGGGCTATGGCGTGTTTGGCGCATGGATGGCGATAGCCCTCGACGAATGGTTTCGCGGCATCATTATGGCGGTCCGTTGGCGCTCGCAGGTTTGGCTGAAATACAAACTGGTCTGACGCCAGAGCGATGTCGATGGGCGAGATGCGCTGTGGTTAACTGGCACCGCTCATCCCAGAAGGTTAAAAAGTGTCTTTAAGATGGGGAGTTCAACGTGCCTTTTCGCGGTAATCGCGTAAAAGCTTTCCGTGACGGTCTCTAACGTTGCGTAGTTTTTCAAAAGACCCGCTTGAATCTCATCTTGTACTACCACTTCTGGGATCACGGCGACGGCTCCTGAGTCCCGCGCCAGAAGTCGCAGCATGGCCATGTCATCAACCTCGGCATAAGGGCTGACAGTGAGTGCGTGTTGTTCGCAATAGAGATCAAATTGAGTGCGGATCTCGCTCTCTGGGCCGGGCAAGATCACTTTGGTTTTGCCCAAATCTTGTGGGAAACGCAGGGCGTTCAACGCGCTGGTATTGGGGCCGACAAGGCAGACACCTTGCTGGGCGATTCGTTTGCAGCGCCAAGGGGTAGTGGAGTCCAAGGGAACCGGGCGATTAGACAGAACCAAATCCAATTTATGCACACGAAGCTGCTCCAGCAAATCGTCGAAATTTGACGACTTGAGCGCCAGCGTGACGTTATTTTGCCCAATCACCGGGCGCAGAAAGTTTTCCTGAAAGTTACGAGATAGCGTCGCGACGGCGCCAACACGCAGTTGCTGCACTCGATGCTGCTCACCACTTTCCATCACGGAAAGCAGTTCACTGCCTAAGTTAAAAATACTCTCGGCATACTCAAGCACCAAGTGGCCCACATCGGTGAGCAGCAGCGCACGCCCTTGGCGATGAAACAGATCGTGCCCCAGTTGGCCTTCTAACTGTTTGATCTGAGAAGACAAGGCGGATTGGGAAACGTTGAGCTTTTGTGCCGCGCGGGTTAAATGCCCCTCTTTGGCGACTGTCCAAAAGTAGTGCAGATGATGAAAATTCAGCGTTCGCATTTTATCGTTCACAATTAAA
This Vibrio navarrensis DNA region includes the following protein-coding sequences:
- a CDS encoding MATE family efflux transporter; this translates as MTKPQNINQRMSIVTLAWPILVEILLRTALGTSDVFMLSGYSDKAVSAVGVITQLTFFLIIVSTFVSSGTGILIAQYNGAGREQDSSHVGVASIALSSVIGVMLSVLAVLGAMHLLPYYGLEAQVEQYAQEYLLISGAMTFNVTIGIVFTTILRSHGYSRSPMTVNLISGVLNIIGNYIALYQPFGLPVYGVQGVAIATVISQVIGTTILGVLLWRSTIVLPMRSLAQVPKVVYKKILKIGGMNAGEVLSYNMAQITIVYFVVQMGTSSLAAFTYAQNIARFSFAFALAIGQATQIQTGYYIGKGWAESITKRVQLYFLVGFASSVTVASTIYFMRDAILTLFTQQPEILALAGSLMMGSILLEAGRVFNLIFISALKGAGDIKFPVQMGIFSMWGLGVVFSYLLGIHWGYGVFGAWMAIALDEWFRGIIMAVRWRSQVWLKYKLV
- a CDS encoding VOC family protein; the protein is MKMNHVGIMLGDMNQAVEFYTQALGLKIVMNNTKVIEERETAIGRMCIAVFGEGFKGFNIAHLITTDGIGVELFEMRERQERHNVDFSRLGIFHFCLQTDDFSGVMEKVIKFGGKVRMDVMRYHPEDDARPAKMVYLEDPFGNLFELYSHSYEETYASDYE
- a CDS encoding LysR family transcriptional regulator; this translates as MRTLNFHHLHYFWTVAKEGHLTRAAQKLNVSQSALSSQIKQLEGQLGHDLFHRQGRALLLTDVGHLVLEYAESIFNLGSELLSVMESGEQHRVQQLRVGAVATLSRNFQENFLRPVIGQNNVTLALKSSNFDDLLEQLRVHKLDLVLSNRPVPLDSTTPWRCKRIAQQGVCLVGPNTSALNALRFPQDLGKTKVILPGPESEIRTQFDLYCEQHALTVSPYAEVDDMAMLRLLARDSGAVAVIPEVVVQDEIQAGLLKNYATLETVTESFYAITAKRHVELPILKTLFNLLG